The Desulfovibrio sp. TomC region TGGGGTTTTCGCACCACAAACCCGCCCCGCTCCAGCCGGTCCGCCAGCACCGTCAGCGACCCGGTGGTGATGCCCATTTTGGCGGCCAGCTCGGTCATGCGCAGGTCGCCGTCAGCCCCGAGGATTTCCAGTGTGTGCATCTGGGGCAACGACAGGCCGGACTCCTTGACCACGCCGTGTTCCCAGGAGGAAAACTTCTCGTAGAACTCGATGAGCAGTCGGGTCAGCTGTTCGTTTTCCATTGTGTCATGCCTCGGCGGCCTGCCTGTCGGGTTCGGCGGTCAGGGCCAGACTGGCCGAGGACAACACCACCACGATGGAGCCGATATTGTGAAAGAGGGCGGCCATGACGGGCGAAAGCAGGCCGTAGCCGCCGCCGAGGATGGCCACGGAATTAAAGACCAGCCCCAGGCCGATATTGATGCTGATCATTCTGGTCATGC contains the following coding sequences:
- a CDS encoding MarR family winged helix-turn-helix transcriptional regulator gives rise to the protein MENEQLTRLLIEFYEKFSSWEHGVVKESGLSLPQMHTLEILGADGDLRMTELAAKMGITTGSLTVLADRLERGGFVVRKPHETDRRSIRVSLTSEGRRLFAEHHKLHDQLTQEILCALSPDEAGQFAAMLSRIMTCF